The genomic interval CATCCGCGATGTCGTCGAACCCCACCACGCTGACGTCTTCGGGCACGCGCCGGCCGGCCTCGGCGAACGCGCGGATCGCACCGAGCGCCATCTGGTCGTTCGCGGCGAACACGGCCGTGACGGCAGGATCCGCGGCGAGCGCTTCCGCCGCCGCGTGACCGGATGCCGCCGTCCAATCCCCCCGCACGATCTCGGGCTCTTCAGCCCGGTCCTCGGTGAGCGCAAGACGCCAGCCCCGCTCGCGCTCACCGGCTGCGAATGAGGAGGCGGGTCCCGCAAGGAGGTGAACCGTGCGGTGCCCGAGTGCGAGCAGCCCAGCCGTTGCCGCGTGCGCTCCCCCGGCATGGTCCGACTGCACGATGCTGTAGGCCGAGCCGGGATCGTCGATGGGCGCATCCACCACGACGAGTGCGAGATCGCGCGGTGCCGGTGCATCCCGTGCGAGCACCGACGCCTCGTTGAGCACCACGACCCCGTCGACGCCCTGCTCACGCAGCTGCTCGAAGGCCGGGCCGATGCCGTCCGCAGCGCCGAGCGTCACGACGGTGAGTGCGTAACCGCGGGATGCCGCGGCATCCGCCACCGCCTGCAGCATGCGGGAGTTGCCGACGTTCGCGAGCGTCGAGACCACGAGTCCGATCGTCTGCGTGCGACCCGTGCGAAGGGCTCGCGCGGCTCGGTGCGGACGGTACCCCAGCTCCGACATGGCAGCTTCCACGCGCGCCCTGGTCAACGGATCGACTCGCGGGCTCGCGTTGACGACGCGAGACACCGTCTGGCCCGAGACGCCGGCCCGACGGGCGACGTCGGCCATCGACGGACGTCTCTGCTCGCTCATGCCAGTCCCTCTCGCCGCGTCGATCGGTCAGGCGGGATCGAGCCTGTCGAACTCCGCATGTGCCGTTGATGTTGACGTTACCACGGCAGTCACGGTACCGTGTTGACGTGAACATTGCGGATATTCAACTCGAGGAACTCGGCGCCGGCGTCGTGAAGCGCACGACTCGCATGGCCGATGGACGCGCGCTGATCTACTACGACGATCCCGACACGACGCTCGGCCCCGACCGCGCCGTCGACGCTCGCGAAGCCTTCGCGCGACCAGAGACCGCGACGATGCGCCGCGACCCGCTCACCGGAGACTGGGTCTCGATCGCGGCAGCTCGCCAGAACCGTGCCTTCCTGCCGCCAGCCGAGTTGGACCCGCTCGCACCGCAGACGCCGACGAACCCGTCCGAGATCCCGTCCCGCTACGACGTCGCCGTCTTCGAGAACAAGTCCCCCTCGTTCGGCCCCGCCCTCGCCGCCGCGCAGGGCGACGCTCCGTCCGGCGCCGACGCCCCGCAGGGTCTCGACGACCTCGACGCTCCGGGGCTCGGGCGCACCCGCACCTCGGTCGGCCGTTGCGAGGTCGTGTGCTTCAGCCCGGAGCACTCCGGCTCGTTCGGCACTCAGTCCCGCACGCGCGCCCGCACCGTCATCGAGGCGTGGGCCGACCGTACCGCCGCGCTGTCCGCCCTTCCCGGCGTCGAGCAGGTGTTCCCGTTCGAGAACCGCGGCGAGGCGATCGGCGTCACGCTCGCGCACCCCCACGGACAGATCTACGCCTACCCGTACATCACCCCGCGGACGATGAGCCTGCTCGCCTCGATCGACCGCGAGGGGCCTGACCTCTTCGCGCGCATCCTCGAGTTCGAGCAGGGATCGGGGCGCGTCATCCTGACCGGCCAGCACTGGACCGCGTTCGTGCCGTTCGCCGCCCGCTGGCCCCTCGAAGTACACCTGATGCCTCACCGCCACGTGCCCGACCTCGCCGCCACGACGCCGGAGGAGCGCGACGAACTCGCACCGCTCTACCTGCGCCTGCTTCGCGGAGTCGACGCGCTCTACGACTCCCCCACGCCATACATCGCCGCCTGGCATCAGGCGCCCGTTCACCGCGGCCGCGACACCGCACGTCTGCACCTTCAGCTCACGTCGCCCCGGCGCGCTGCGGACAAGCTCAAGTTCCTCGCCGGATCCGAAGCCGCGATGGGCGCGTGGATCGGCGACATCCCACCCGAGACCTCCGCCGCGCGCCTGCGAGATGCGGTCGCATCGATTCCGGAGGTGACCGAGTGAGCACCCCGCAGACCTGGTCGGCGCCCGGCCGTGTCAACCTCATCGGCGAGCACACCGACTACAACGACGGGTTCGTCCTGCCGTTCGCGATCCAGCACCGCACGCACGTCGAACTGACACCGAGGGACGATCGCGTCATCCGCGTCTCGTCCTCGTTCGACGACGACGCCATCGAGGTGGCGCTCGACGACCTGGACGAGCTCTTCCCGGCACGACGCGACGAGGTTGCGGAGTGGGCGCGTTATCCGCTCGGCGTCGCCTGGGCCCTGCTCCACGCCGCCGAGGCGAGCCCGGATGCCGCCCCCGGCGTCGAGCTGCGGTTCACGTCAGAGGTGCCTGTCGGCGCCGGCCTCTCTTCGTCGGCGGCGATCGAGGGCGCGACCGCTTCGGCGCTCAACGACACCTGGAACCTCGGGCTCGATCGCGTCACGCTCGCCCAGGTGGGCCGACGTGCCGAGAACGAGGCCGTGGGAGCCCCGACCGGGATCATGGACCAGATGGCGTCGATGCTCGGCAGAGCGGATGCGGCGATCTTCCTGGACTGCCGATCGCTCGAGGCGACGGTGGTCGACCTCGGCTTCGCCGCCGCCGGCCTCGAGCTGCTCGTGATGGACACCGGCGTGAAGCACTCCCACGCCACCGGCGGCTACGGCGAACGCCGTGCGTCGTGCGAACTCGGCGCCTCGATCATGGGCGTGCCGGCGCTGCGGGATGTGTCGGTCGACGATCTGCCCCGGGCGGCCGAGCTGATGGATGACGTCACGTTCCGCCGGGTGCGACACATCGTCACCGAGAATCAGCGCGTGCTCGACACGGTGCGCGTGCTCGGCGAGGACGGACCAGCCGCCATCGGCGACCTCCTCGTCGCGTCGCACGTGTCGATGCGAGACGACTTCGAGATCTCGGTCCCCGAGCTCGACACCGCGGTCGACGCGGCGCTGGCCGCGGGTGCCGTCGGCGCGCGCATGACCGGCGGGGGCTTCGGCGGAGCGGCCATCGCGCTCGTCACCCACGACCTCGTCGAGAACGTGAAGGACGCCGTCACCGCTGCCTTCGCGGCATCCGGGTTCACCGCCCCCACGATGTTCACCGTGGTGCCGTCCCCTGGCGCCGGCCGCGACTGACCCGGCCGCTTCCTCCCGATCACGCGCCCCTTCCCTGCCGTTTACGGACGCGACACGCCGTCTCACCCCGAGGGCGCGCGGCGTGTCGCGTCCGTAAGCGGAGGGTGCGGAGGCGTCAAGCCCTCGCGCGAACGGAGACGCCGTCCTAACGTCGAAGGTGGGCTGCGGCATCCGACCGTACCCAGAAGGAGCGACCGTGGCGCACATCATCGTCGGTACCGAGAACTCGGCAGACATCGACCTCTACTACACCGATCAGGGATCGGGCCAGCCTGTGGTGCTGATCCA from Microbacterium pumilum carries:
- a CDS encoding LacI family DNA-binding transcriptional regulator, producing the protein MSEQRRPSMADVARRAGVSGQTVSRVVNASPRVDPLTRARVEAAMSELGYRPHRAARALRTGRTQTIGLVVSTLANVGNSRMLQAVADAAASRGYALTVVTLGAADGIGPAFEQLREQGVDGVVVLNEASVLARDAPAPRDLALVVVDAPIDDPGSAYSIVQSDHAGGAHAATAGLLALGHRTVHLLAGPASSFAAGERERGWRLALTEDRAEEPEIVRGDWTAASGHAAAEALAADPAVTAVFAANDQMALGAIRAFAEAGRRVPEDVSVVGFDDIADAADYRPPLTTVRQDFDVLGERAVAALVGGIEDGSRRVETVPTTLVTRSSAAALPAQH
- the galT gene encoding galactose-1-phosphate uridylyltransferase gives rise to the protein MADGRALIYYDDPDTTLGPDRAVDAREAFARPETATMRRDPLTGDWVSIAAARQNRAFLPPAELDPLAPQTPTNPSEIPSRYDVAVFENKSPSFGPALAAAQGDAPSGADAPQGLDDLDAPGLGRTRTSVGRCEVVCFSPEHSGSFGTQSRTRARTVIEAWADRTAALSALPGVEQVFPFENRGEAIGVTLAHPHGQIYAYPYITPRTMSLLASIDREGPDLFARILEFEQGSGRVILTGQHWTAFVPFAARWPLEVHLMPHRHVPDLAATTPEERDELAPLYLRLLRGVDALYDSPTPYIAAWHQAPVHRGRDTARLHLQLTSPRRAADKLKFLAGSEAAMGAWIGDIPPETSAARLRDAVASIPEVTE
- the galK gene encoding galactokinase — translated: MSTPQTWSAPGRVNLIGEHTDYNDGFVLPFAIQHRTHVELTPRDDRVIRVSSSFDDDAIEVALDDLDELFPARRDEVAEWARYPLGVAWALLHAAEASPDAAPGVELRFTSEVPVGAGLSSSAAIEGATASALNDTWNLGLDRVTLAQVGRRAENEAVGAPTGIMDQMASMLGRADAAIFLDCRSLEATVVDLGFAAAGLELLVMDTGVKHSHATGGYGERRASCELGASIMGVPALRDVSVDDLPRAAELMDDVTFRRVRHIVTENQRVLDTVRVLGEDGPAAIGDLLVASHVSMRDDFEISVPELDTAVDAALAAGAVGARMTGGGFGGAAIALVTHDLVENVKDAVTAAFAASGFTAPTMFTVVPSPGAGRD